From one Halosimplex rubrum genomic stretch:
- a CDS encoding polysaccharide deacetylase family protein: MANDNTNTTDSHGIEYPAQGYDSGSPTWAELYGAAFEDIDDLLDARPTDEAVKDIVAALVGSGDKLSWTYDDGNDTLTLDTTALDEEEVEDTVNALVTAGNALTASYDDDNDQLTIAVDESAISHDNLANVSTGDHRTDEQVRDLAGGMAGAGLVHDDGADSIAVQEETIEDWVAGLVTGGTNVSTTYNDANDQLTVDTSALNEEEVEDAVAALLSSSSNLAWNYDDGNDALTISLSGPITGVQIGTDTNRSDVYADTADANVVNAEDTVTKRASILEHQRRSASRYQSVGRVYDNLSDLSNWSNPKGSLTADTSEFLREPQSALVEPNTGESAEMRLDMTDTLGSGQDWTNINLSATIKIPDGAGTTRAAILLRDYNDIFNYFWCQQKISPEMGWLRLNVGIDNISGSPSIDNIGALSIILTDDDIDMRVDHLQIWERPATPQVILTFDDGDIGNYTDFYPEMDKYGFRGCISHIVGEIGDSGRMDLSQMRELQSKDWDMCSEGWGHNDLTTLSDSDLREDIRKSRDWLLNNGFHDGARFIHYPYGNYDETVIDVASDYHMLGRTVGSGNLKTIPPNTINPFVHRSTSDPAVSEFESIVDRAITYNYTTVFNIHPPSTTQSDFASMMSYLDGKDDQIEVITWTDYLEQQAAIRQSTGIPSLSPE; this comes from the coding sequence ATGGCAAACGACAATACCAACACAACCGACTCGCACGGCATCGAGTACCCCGCGCAGGGCTACGACTCTGGCTCGCCGACGTGGGCCGAGCTCTACGGCGCGGCGTTCGAGGACATCGACGACCTGCTTGACGCTCGTCCCACTGACGAGGCCGTCAAGGACATCGTCGCGGCGCTGGTCGGCAGCGGCGACAAGCTGTCCTGGACGTACGACGACGGCAACGACACACTCACCCTCGACACAACGGCACTCGACGAGGAGGAGGTTGAGGACACGGTCAACGCCCTCGTGACGGCAGGGAACGCGCTCACCGCCAGCTACGATGACGACAACGACCAGCTGACGATCGCTGTCGACGAGTCGGCCATCAGCCATGACAACCTCGCGAACGTCTCCACAGGAGACCACCGGACCGACGAGCAGGTCCGCGATCTCGCCGGCGGGATGGCCGGGGCTGGGCTGGTCCACGACGATGGTGCGGACAGCATCGCTGTCCAGGAAGAGACCATCGAGGACTGGGTCGCCGGGCTGGTGACTGGTGGGACGAACGTCTCGACCACGTACAACGACGCCAACGACCAGCTGACCGTCGACACGTCGGCGCTCAACGAGGAGGAGGTTGAGGATGCGGTCGCGGCGCTGCTGAGCTCAAGCTCGAATCTGGCCTGGAACTACGACGACGGCAACGACGCGCTGACGATCTCGCTGTCGGGGCCGATCACCGGCGTGCAGATCGGGACGGACACGAACCGGTCTGATGTCTACGCCGATACGGCCGATGCGAATGTGGTCAATGCAGAGGACACAGTCACCAAACGCGCCAGCATTTTAGAGCATCAGCGACGGTCAGCATCTCGCTATCAATCTGTTGGCCGTGTCTACGACAATCTCTCAGACCTCTCTAACTGGTCCAACCCAAAAGGGAGTCTCACAGCAGACACGAGCGAATTTCTACGGGAGCCGCAGTCTGCGCTCGTTGAGCCGAACACGGGCGAGAGTGCAGAGATGCGCCTTGACATGACCGACACGCTCGGGTCGGGGCAGGACTGGACCAACATCAACCTCTCCGCGACAATCAAAATCCCCGATGGAGCTGGGACGACGAGGGCGGCCATCCTCCTCAGAGACTACAACGACATTTTCAATTACTTTTGGTGTCAGCAAAAGATCTCTCCTGAGATGGGGTGGCTCCGACTCAACGTTGGGATCGACAATATTAGCGGCAGCCCATCTATCGACAACATTGGCGCGCTCTCTATCATCCTCACTGATGATGATATTGATATGAGGGTTGACCACTTGCAGATATGGGAGCGACCCGCGACCCCGCAGGTTATCCTGACATTTGACGACGGGGACATTGGCAACTACACGGATTTTTACCCCGAGATGGATAAGTACGGCTTCCGCGGTTGCATCTCGCATATCGTTGGCGAGATCGGGGACTCAGGTCGGATGGACCTCTCGCAAATGCGCGAGTTGCAGTCTAAAGACTGGGATATGTGCTCCGAGGGATGGGGACACAACGACCTCACAACGCTGTCCGATAGCGACCTGCGGGAGGACATCCGCAAGAGCCGCGACTGGCTCCTAAACAATGGCTTCCACGACGGGGCGAGGTTTATCCACTACCCCTATGGCAACTATGATGAGACGGTCATCGACGTTGCGTCAGACTACCATATGCTCGGCCGCACTGTCGGATCGGGCAATCTCAAAACCATCCCGCCGAACACGATTAACCCCTTCGTCCATCGGTCTACGTCGGACCCGGCGGTCTCTGAGTTCGAGAGCATAGTCGACAGGGCGATTACGTACAACTATACGACCGTCTTTAACATCCATCCACCAAGCACGACACAATCTGACTTCGCGTCGATGATGTCGTATCTCGACGGCAAGGACGACCAAATCGAGGTTATAACTTGGACAGATTATCTGGAACAGCAAGCCGCGATCCGTCAGTCGACGGGTATCCCGTCACTGAGTCCCGAGTGA